One window from the genome of Salvelinus fontinalis isolate EN_2023a chromosome 3, ASM2944872v1, whole genome shotgun sequence encodes:
- the LOC129838866 gene encoding uncharacterized protein LOC129838866 — MTDHHLKLNLGKTELLFLPGKDCPFHDLAITVDKSIVSSSQSAKNLGVILDNTLSFSTNIKAVTRSCRFMLYNIRRVRPCLTQEAAQVLIQALVISHLDYCNSLLAGLPACAIKPLQLIQNAAARLVFNFPKFSHVTPLLRSLHWLPVEARIRYKTMVLAYRAVRGTAPPYLQALIRPYTQTRALRSSTSGLLASLPLRKYSSRSAQSKLFAALAPQWWNKLPHDARSAESITTFRRHLKPHLFKEYLG, encoded by the coding sequence atgacggatcaccacctcaagctgaacctcggcaagacggagctgctcttcctcccggggaaggactgcccgttccatgatctcgccatcacggttgacaaatccattgtgtcctcctcccagagtgctaagaaccttggcgtgatcctggacaacaccctgtcgttctcaactaacatcaaggcggtgacccgttcctgtaggttcatgctctacaacattcgcagagtacgaccctgcctcacgcaggaagcggcgcaggtcctaatccaggcacttgtcatctcccatctggattactgcaactcgctgttggctgggctccctgcctgtgccattaaacccctacaactcatccagaacgccgcagcccgtctggtgttcaactttcccaagttctctcacgtcaccccgctcctccgctctctccactggcttccagttgaagctcgcatccgctacaagaccatggtgcttgcctacagagctgtgaggggaacggcacctccgtaccttcaggctctgatcaggccctacacccaaacaagggcactgcgttcatccacctctggcctgctcgcctccctacctctgaggaagtacagttcccgctcagcccagtcaaaactgttcgctgctctggcaccccaatggtggaacaaactccctcatgacgccaggtcagcggagtcaatcaccaccttccggagacacctgaaaccccacctctttaaggaatacctaggatag
- the tbce gene encoding tubulin-specific chaperone E — protein sequence MRVPDQIQPTTMHEGLPSDAVGRRVACDGERGTVRFVGTVPPTAGLWLGVEWDNPDRGKHDGTHEGVHYFTCRHPKGGSFVRPKKASFGVDYLTAIRRRYEMEVQQVLGEEIQISTRTVEMVGFEAITEKQKVENLTDVALRLCEVSSPGSANEIRNTTPHVLMLDLCGNLLCCWDDVMAVTEQMEELKELQLSHNRLRVPSNPTVRPRAFSCLRVLSLTNCALTWPQLLECAPMWPLLEELYASENDITELQKPNNVLQSLTLLDVSTNPLVDGTVLSIGELPRLENLNMSKTGLSTLRFDDALPGCKTAMFPALKILAVNSNNISEWSVINELEKLQSLVRLSCRQNPLLSQERNPGTAMQLLIARVGRLEALNRWTVLPEDRRGAELDYCKMFGLEWLASGGHRDPQQNRPSAEFTAQHPRYQSLIQKYGAPEDSELKKQEPFALKNQLLSITFVCPDETDRKSVVKKLPDSMIVQKVKGLLYRLLKIPGAELKLSYTSSKMEGKEIEIDNDLKPLQFYSIEDGDKVLVRWL from the exons ATGAGAGTCCCTGACCAGATACAACCCACCACCATGCACGAGGGCCTTCCATCAGACGCAGTGGGCCGACGTGTGGCTTGTGACGGGGAGCGTGGCACGGTGCGGTTTGTTGGCACTGTACCACCAACTGCAG GGTTGTGGCTTGGTGTGGAGTGGGACAACCCTGATCGAGGCAAACACGATGGCACCCATGAAGGTGTCCACTACTTCACTTGCAG GCACCCGAAGGGAGGCTCTTTCGTCCGGCCCAAGAAGGCCAGCTTCGGGGTGGACTACCTGACGGCCATCAGGCGGCGTTACGAGATGGAGGTCCAGCAGGTCTTGGGAGAGGAGATCCAGATCTCCACGAGGACGGTGGAGATGGTGGGCTTCGAGGCCATCACAGAGAAACAGAA GGTGGAAAACCTGACCGATGTTGCCCTGAGATTGTGCGAGGTTTCCAGCCCGGGCTCTGCAAATGAAATCCGAAACACCACTCCCC ACGTGCTGATGTTGGACCTGTGTGGGAACCTCCTGTGCTGCTGGGACGACGTGATGGCCGTCACGGAGCAGATGGAGGAACTCAAAGAGCTTCAGCTCAG cCACAACAGACTGCGTGTGCCCTCCAACCCTACGGTGCGACCTCGGGCCTTCTCCTGCCTCAGGGTCCTCTCCCTCACCAACTGTGCCCTCACGTGGCCTCAG CTGCTTGAGTGCGCCCCCATGTGGCCACTGCTGGAAGAGCTCTACGCCTCTGAGAATGACATCACTGAACTACAGAA GCCTAACAATGTCTTACAGTCTTTGACACTTTTGGATGTCTCAACAAACCCTTTGGTTGATGGAACCGTACTGAGTATTGGCGAACTGCCTAG ACTGGAGAATTTAAATATGTCTAAGACTGGTTTGTCAACCTTGCGGTTTGATGACGCACTGCCTG GTTGCAAAACAGCTATGTTTCCTGCCCTGAAAATTCTCGCAGTTAACAGCAACAACATTTCAGAG tggtcggTAATAAACGAGCTAGAGAAGCTGCAGAGCCTGGTCCGGTTGTCGTGTCGGCAGAACCCCCTGCTGAGCCAGGAAAGGAACCCCGGCACGGCCATGCAGCTGCTTATTGCCAGGGTGGGCCGGCTGGAGGCCCTCAACAGGTGGACG GTCCTGCCTGAGGACAGGAGGGGGGCGGAGCTGGACTACTGCAAGATGTTCGGGCTAGAGTGGCTGGCATCCGGGGGACACCGAGACCCCCAGCAGAACCGCCCCAGTGCTGAATTCACCGCACAGCACCCCCGCTATCAGAGTCTCATACAGA AATACGGAGCTCCAGAAGACAGCGAACTGAAGAAGCAGGAGCCATTTGCACTGAAAAACCAGCTCTTAA GCATAACATTTGTTTGTCCAGATGAGACGGACCGAAAATCTGTGGTGAAGAAACTCCCAG ATTCCATGATCGTTCAGAAAGTGAAGGGGCTGCTCTACAGACTTCTAAAGATACCGGGTGCTGAGTTGAAACTCTCCTACACTAGCTCAAAG ATGGAGGGCAAAGAGATTGAGATCGACAACGACCTGAAACCGCTGCAGTTCTACTCCATCGAAGACGGAGACAAGGTCCTTGTCCGCTGGTTGTGA